In the genome of Myxococcus stipitatus, one region contains:
- the mreC gene encoding rod shape-determining protein MreC: MLSLLKRYRRPLIVGALLVYPLVAFLLSGRKGRDPNPIDRAVIAVTSPVQQALTASIEGAVSAVRHYLDLRGVRQENDALRLENLQLRASVQALGESRTENERLRKLLGYAEAAAGPEIPARVVGVNPVAKLLSVRISGGEKDGVFRGMSVVTPDGIVGQVIRATGSYSDVALVTDPQSRVAVRVQRSRARGTAAGAGNGPLKLENMLRTEDVDNGDLIITSGTDGIYPPGLVVGRVTNLEKKEHGMFQGADIVPAVDTSKLEEVLVVGSPYSAMAQGSAAEGASK, translated from the coding sequence GTGCTGTCGCTCCTCAAGCGATATCGGCGCCCCCTAATTGTCGGGGCCCTGTTGGTCTACCCTCTGGTCGCCTTCCTGTTGAGCGGGCGCAAGGGGCGGGACCCCAACCCCATCGACCGGGCGGTCATCGCGGTGACGTCCCCCGTCCAGCAGGCCCTCACGGCCAGCATCGAGGGGGCGGTGTCGGCCGTGCGCCACTACCTGGACCTGCGCGGGGTGCGGCAGGAGAACGACGCCCTGCGGCTGGAGAACCTCCAGCTGAGGGCCTCGGTCCAGGCGCTGGGGGAGTCGCGCACGGAGAACGAGCGGCTGCGCAAGCTCCTGGGCTACGCGGAGGCGGCGGCCGGGCCGGAGATTCCCGCGCGCGTGGTGGGCGTCAATCCGGTGGCCAAGCTCCTGTCGGTGCGCATCAGCGGCGGTGAGAAGGACGGCGTGTTCCGGGGCATGTCGGTGGTGACGCCGGACGGAATCGTGGGGCAGGTCATCCGGGCGACCGGGAGCTACTCGGACGTGGCGCTGGTGACGGACCCGCAGAGCCGGGTGGCGGTGAGGGTGCAGCGCTCGCGGGCGCGCGGGACGGCCGCGGGGGCGGGTAATGGGCCCCTGAAGCTGGAGAACATGCTGCGCACGGAGGACGTGGACAACGGCGACCTCATCATTACGTCCGGCACGGATGGCATCTATCCTCCGGGGCTCGTGGTAGGCCGGGTGACGAACCTGGAGAAGAAGGAGCACGGCATGTTCCAGGGGGCGGACATCGTGCCGGCGGTGGACACCAGCAAGCTGGAGGAGGTGCTGGTGGTGGGCAGCCCGTACAGCGCGATGGCGCAGGGCAGCGCGGCGGAGGGCGCGTCGAAATGA
- the mrdA gene encoding penicillin-binding protein 2: MTPPTLGNTTPGRELRRRFLWLGLAMTAGLALLSIQLYRLQITRGEEYSAKSVANFVKEVRLRADRGVIKDARGTILVDSRPSFDAVVTPAFCTDCAEQVIPRLAELLRWDADQAKKVEDLVRQGRRNAPFQPVPVRVDLTRDEYDRLAARRDILDGVEVAPVPHRHYRTNTVLSHVLGYMNEITQDELERLNADGSRYALGDYIGRRGLERYFEQRLRGADGVRKEVVNARGQKIEELNVKLGDNAVVQPKAGSNLVLSIDMRLQEEAERAFPGVTGAVVAIDVNTGFIRALVSRPGFDPNLLTGRVTPAQMAQLSRDPLEPMINRVAAEHYSPGSTFKVVTALAAFKSGAFRPETMVNCPGGYRLGARTWRCHLDRGHGLVDGLVAMKSSCDTWFYKVADTIGLDPIGEMGKSLGLGSPTGINVVAEVPGIMPTTAYHDKASPGGYTKGMALNSSIGQGDNNVTPLQLALVYAAIANGGTLYKPQLVQRLENLDGQVVEEFQPEVVRKVDLPPAHLKAVIEGLVKVAHEPGGTAYRSRLKVMRDLDIKVAAKTGTAQVARLGAIRLKTHQMSFFERDHAWFAGFAPADKPELAVVVLNEHGGHGGADAAPTAMAVIQKYMDLKTLDATAPPPRPNQPYTPSLTRAPSPDEAALTRSVRPPKVLLPVDEESEDTHATQD; the protein is encoded by the coding sequence GTGACGCCCCCGACGCTGGGGAACACGACGCCCGGACGCGAACTGCGCCGGCGCTTCCTGTGGCTGGGCCTGGCCATGACGGCGGGCCTGGCGCTGCTGTCCATCCAGCTCTACCGGCTGCAAATCACCCGAGGCGAGGAGTACTCCGCCAAGAGCGTGGCCAACTTCGTCAAGGAAGTGCGGCTGCGCGCCGACCGCGGCGTCATCAAGGACGCGCGCGGCACCATCCTGGTCGACAGCCGCCCGTCCTTCGACGCGGTGGTGACACCGGCCTTCTGCACCGACTGCGCCGAGCAGGTCATCCCGCGCCTCGCGGAGCTGCTCCGGTGGGACGCGGACCAGGCGAAGAAGGTGGAGGACCTGGTGCGCCAGGGCCGCCGCAACGCGCCCTTCCAGCCGGTGCCCGTGCGCGTGGACCTCACGCGGGACGAGTACGACCGGCTGGCCGCGCGCCGGGACATCCTCGACGGCGTGGAGGTAGCGCCCGTGCCGCACCGCCACTACCGGACCAACACGGTGCTGTCGCACGTGCTGGGCTACATGAACGAAATCACCCAGGATGAGCTGGAGCGGCTCAACGCGGACGGCTCGCGCTACGCCCTGGGGGACTACATCGGCCGCCGGGGCCTGGAGCGCTACTTCGAGCAGCGCCTGCGCGGCGCGGACGGCGTGCGCAAGGAAGTCGTCAACGCCCGCGGCCAGAAGATTGAAGAGCTCAACGTCAAGCTGGGCGACAACGCCGTGGTGCAGCCCAAGGCGGGCAGCAACCTGGTGCTGTCCATCGACATGCGCCTGCAGGAGGAGGCGGAGCGCGCGTTCCCCGGCGTGACGGGCGCGGTGGTGGCCATCGACGTCAACACGGGCTTCATCCGCGCGCTGGTGTCCCGACCGGGCTTCGACCCGAACCTCCTGACGGGCCGCGTGACGCCCGCGCAGATGGCGCAGCTGTCGAGAGACCCGCTGGAGCCGATGATCAACCGCGTGGCCGCCGAGCACTACAGCCCGGGCTCCACGTTCAAGGTCGTCACCGCGCTGGCGGCGTTCAAGTCCGGCGCCTTCCGTCCGGAGACGATGGTGAACTGCCCCGGTGGCTACCGCCTGGGCGCGCGCACGTGGCGCTGCCACCTGGACCGGGGCCATGGCCTGGTCGACGGCCTGGTGGCGATGAAGAGCTCGTGCGACACGTGGTTCTACAAGGTCGCGGACACCATCGGCCTGGACCCCATTGGAGAGATGGGCAAGTCGCTGGGCCTGGGCAGCCCCACCGGCATCAACGTGGTGGCGGAGGTGCCCGGCATCATGCCCACCACCGCGTACCACGACAAAGCCTCACCGGGCGGCTACACCAAGGGCATGGCGCTCAACAGCTCCATCGGCCAGGGTGACAACAACGTCACGCCGCTGCAGCTCGCGCTCGTCTATGCGGCCATCGCCAATGGCGGCACGCTCTACAAGCCGCAGCTGGTGCAGCGACTGGAGAACCTGGACGGCCAGGTCGTCGAGGAGTTCCAGCCGGAGGTGGTGCGCAAGGTGGACCTGCCTCCCGCGCACCTGAAGGCCGTCATCGAGGGCCTGGTGAAGGTGGCCCACGAGCCGGGCGGCACCGCCTACCGCTCCCGCCTCAAGGTGATGAGGGACCTGGACATCAAGGTCGCGGCGAAGACGGGCACGGCGCAGGTCGCGCGCCTGGGCGCCATCCGCCTGAAGACCCACCAGATGAGCTTCTTCGAGCGAGACCACGCGTGGTTCGCGGGCTTCGCCCCGGCGGACAAGCCGGAGCTCGCGGTGGTAGTGCTCAACGAGCACGGCGGCCACGGCGGCGCGGACGCCGCGCCCACCGCGATGGCCGTCATCCAGAAGTACATGGACCTGAAGACGCTGGACGCCACGGCTCCTCCGCCCAGGCCCAACCAGCCCTATACGCCCTCGCTCACGCGGGCGCCGTCGCCGGACGAGGCGGCCCTGACGCGAAGCGTGCGTCCCCCCAAGGTGCTGTTGCCGGTCGACGAGGAGTCGGAGGACACGCATGCAACTCAGGATTGA
- the rodA gene encoding rod shape-determining protein RodA, protein MQLRIERRMVPHVPWGLIICVLGVALLGIWNLASASRPPLAPVWSTQALYLGLGVAAVLVVCLVDYRWIQRMAVPIYVINILALIALRFVGHTAKGAESWFAIGPFRLQPAEFMKIGVVLMLAKVYHDDFRPNEPSYSLLRLWKPVLVVAVPFLLVLVQPDLGTALMIGLSSLTVILFGKVRWYLVATLLAAVLAGAIVIWNDYVRDVPEPRPTIVRHYLKKHQSQRISGWLDPEADLRGSGYHAAQSKIAVGSGGVSGKGWREGTQTGLRFLPEQHTDFIFSVWAEEHGFVLCTLLLVLYGAIFIFGLGVGFNARDRFGAFVAVGVVAMLFWQVFENIGMVIGLLPVTGITLPLMSYGGSSMMSVMLSIGLLVNISMRRHMF, encoded by the coding sequence ATGCAACTCAGGATTGAGCGGCGGATGGTGCCCCACGTCCCCTGGGGCCTCATCATCTGCGTGCTGGGTGTGGCCCTGCTGGGCATCTGGAACCTGGCCTCCGCGTCGCGTCCTCCGCTGGCGCCGGTGTGGTCCACCCAGGCGCTGTACCTGGGCCTGGGCGTCGCCGCCGTCCTGGTGGTGTGTCTGGTGGACTACCGCTGGATTCAGCGGATGGCGGTGCCCATCTACGTCATCAACATCCTGGCGCTCATCGCCCTGCGCTTCGTGGGCCATACCGCCAAGGGCGCGGAGAGCTGGTTCGCCATCGGCCCGTTCCGTCTCCAGCCCGCGGAGTTCATGAAGATTGGCGTCGTGCTGATGCTGGCCAAGGTCTACCACGACGACTTCCGCCCCAATGAGCCGTCCTACAGCCTGCTGCGCCTGTGGAAGCCGGTGCTGGTGGTGGCCGTGCCCTTCCTCCTCGTGCTGGTGCAGCCCGACCTGGGCACCGCGCTGATGATTGGCCTGTCCTCGCTCACCGTCATCCTCTTCGGGAAGGTGCGCTGGTACCTGGTGGCCACGCTGCTGGCGGCGGTGCTCGCGGGCGCCATCGTCATCTGGAACGACTACGTCCGGGACGTGCCAGAGCCTCGGCCCACCATCGTCCGGCACTACCTCAAGAAGCACCAGAGCCAGCGCATCTCCGGGTGGTTGGACCCGGAGGCGGACTTGCGCGGCAGCGGCTACCACGCGGCGCAGTCGAAGATCGCCGTGGGCAGCGGCGGCGTGTCCGGCAAGGGCTGGCGCGAGGGAACCCAGACGGGCCTGCGCTTCCTGCCCGAGCAGCACACCGACTTCATCTTCTCCGTGTGGGCGGAGGAGCACGGCTTCGTGTTGTGCACGCTGCTGCTCGTGCTCTACGGCGCCATCTTCATCTTCGGCCTGGGGGTGGGCTTCAACGCCCGAGACAGGTTCGGCGCCTTCGTCGCCGTGGGGGTGGTGGCCATGCTCTTCTGGCAGGTGTTCGAGAACATCGGCATGGTCATCGGCTTGTTGCCGGTGACGGGAATTACCTTGCCATTAATGAGTTATGGCGGGTCTTCCATGATGTCCGTGATGCTCAGTATTGGCTTGCTAGTGAACATCAGCATGCGTCGTCACATGTTCTGA
- a CDS encoding PilZ domain-containing protein: MQRKGGLKATGSVRVADITVAARDVKPPEVRPGGGLVREEARRPVTQPGASFLPVIERNQGEPEHREFPRAQLTTRFEVWVDDDAGGRRFSASLASVNVSVSGAFLESTFYLPLGTVLGVSFILEPGASPVRARAEIVREERSDGPDGRSGFGIRFLDFSGQTEVALARLFVGARLRAFAEDYLRSQRARSLPNELERVVDVLSAWELLKATSTEADPWQAK, encoded by the coding sequence ATGCAGCGGAAGGGTGGGCTGAAGGCGACTGGGAGCGTCCGCGTGGCGGACATCACCGTGGCGGCGCGAGACGTGAAACCGCCCGAGGTGAGGCCTGGTGGCGGCCTGGTGAGGGAGGAGGCTCGCAGGCCGGTGACACAGCCGGGTGCGTCATTCCTGCCTGTCATCGAGCGCAACCAGGGGGAGCCCGAGCACCGTGAGTTTCCCCGGGCGCAACTGACGACGCGTTTCGAGGTCTGGGTGGATGACGATGCCGGCGGGCGCCGTTTCTCGGCGAGCCTGGCGTCCGTCAACGTCAGCGTCAGCGGCGCCTTCCTGGAGAGCACCTTCTACCTGCCGCTGGGCACGGTGCTGGGGGTGAGCTTCATCCTGGAGCCGGGGGCTTCGCCGGTGAGGGCCCGGGCGGAGATTGTCCGCGAGGAGCGCTCCGACGGGCCGGACGGGCGCAGCGGCTTCGGCATCCGCTTCCTCGACTTCAGTGGACAGACAGAAGTGGCGCTGGCGCGGCTCTTCGTGGGGGCGCGATTGAGAGCTTTCGCGGAAGACTACCTGCGCTCTCAGCGGGCGCGCTCATTGCCCAACGAGCTGGAGCGGGTGGTGGATGTCCTTTCCGCGTGGGAGCTGCTCAAGGCCACGAGCACCGAAGCCGACCCCTGGCAGGCGAAGTAG
- the trxA gene encoding thioredoxin: MAGDNVTNVGDGDFKAQVLDSQQPVLVDFWATWCAPCRAIAPHIDALASQYGGQVKFTKINIDDNQDTPQQYGIRSIPTLLVFKGGKVVEQIVGAVPKAKIEDAIKKAL; encoded by the coding sequence ATGGCAGGCGACAACGTGACGAACGTGGGAGATGGCGACTTCAAGGCGCAGGTGCTGGATTCCCAGCAGCCTGTGCTGGTGGACTTCTGGGCGACCTGGTGCGCGCCGTGCCGCGCCATCGCCCCGCACATCGATGCGCTCGCGAGCCAGTACGGGGGCCAGGTGAAGTTCACCAAGATCAACATCGACGACAACCAGGACACGCCGCAGCAATACGGCATCCGGTCCATCCCCACGCTGCTCGTCTTCAAGGGTGGCAAGGTGGTGGAACAGATTGTCGGCGCCGTCCCGAAGGCGAAGATCGAGGACGCCATCAAGAAGGCGCTGTAA
- a CDS encoding cytochrome C assembly family protein has translation MSHTLVSLACHAYGIAAVAYLAYLVRQSDALAMAGRVLVGGGLVLHGVALFELLGAQSGRPVGMAQGFSTLAFLLLAIFLALDVRYRRPVIGAFLTPLAVTVLLPGLLMNGGQSPLPAGVRQPLLPLHITLALLGLAAFAVAAGVGVMYLLMERQVRAKRFGLLFSRLPSLEFLDTLNRRLVVWGFIALSITLATGAFFVSTTRGWTWDGKSIATVVAWAVFAALVNARIFAGWRGRRVALLTMAGFCLVLVSFLTSYDLTSSSPTAAMRIP, from the coding sequence ATGAGCCATACGCTCGTCTCGCTTGCCTGCCATGCCTACGGCATCGCCGCCGTGGCGTATCTCGCCTACCTCGTCCGCCAATCGGATGCGCTGGCCATGGCCGGCCGCGTGCTGGTGGGCGGGGGCCTGGTGTTGCATGGGGTGGCGCTGTTCGAGCTGCTGGGGGCCCAGTCCGGCCGGCCGGTGGGCATGGCGCAGGGCTTCTCCACGCTGGCCTTCCTGCTGCTGGCCATCTTCCTGGCGCTGGATGTGCGCTACCGCCGGCCGGTCATCGGGGCGTTCCTGACGCCGCTGGCGGTGACGGTGCTGCTGCCGGGGCTGTTGATGAACGGCGGCCAGTCGCCGCTGCCCGCCGGGGTGCGTCAGCCCTTGCTGCCGCTGCACATCACGCTGGCGTTGCTGGGATTGGCGGCGTTCGCGGTGGCCGCGGGGGTGGGGGTGATGTACCTGCTGATGGAGCGCCAGGTGCGCGCCAAGCGCTTCGGGTTGCTGTTCTCGCGCCTGCCGTCGCTGGAGTTCCTGGACACCCTGAATCGGCGGCTGGTGGTGTGGGGGTTCATCGCGCTGTCCATCACGCTGGCGACGGGCGCGTTCTTCGTGAGCACCACGCGGGGCTGGACGTGGGATGGGAAGTCCATTGCCACGGTGGTGGCGTGGGCGGTGTTCGCGGCGCTGGTCAACGCACGCATCTTCGCGGGCTGGCGGGGGCGCCGGGTGGCGCTCTTGACGATGGCGGGGTTCTGTCTGGTGCTCGTGTCCTTCCTGACTTCGTATGACCTGACGTCGTCGAGCCCCACGGCCGCCATGAGGATTCCGTGA
- the hemA gene encoding glutamyl-tRNA reductase, whose product MSAELVCIGLSHRTAPLVVRERLALSDTRQVEVLQRLAQAPVEVLWVSTCNRVEVYLSAPDGQMARARAVAELEALGGVEALDHLYEHRGEAALIHLFRVASSLDSMVLGEAQILGQVKDAFERGQGAGAVRGELTRACAAAFGCAKRVRTETAIGRAATSMASAAVQLASKVFDGLKGKTVLVVGAGEMGELAARHLQQAGATKLFITNRTLSRAEALAAEVGGAARPFEELFSLLTAADVVVCSTASPVPIFTKENVGAVGKARKGRPLFMVDLAVPRDIDPGVGTLDWVHAYDVDDIQKFVADNAAARAEEAHKAGVLVAQEVARFVKERALREGMPVLARLRQRAETIARAEVERTLASLGDGLTEKQRKSIEAMGRAIVNKLLHEPTSRLRAVGPEGEGNRLAGAAAELFGLLEAELEAAEQSTMAPAAQASPGAKR is encoded by the coding sequence GTGAGCGCGGAGCTCGTCTGTATTGGCTTGTCGCACCGGACCGCGCCCCTGGTGGTGCGGGAGCGGTTGGCCTTGTCCGACACGCGCCAGGTGGAGGTGCTCCAGCGGTTGGCGCAGGCCCCGGTGGAGGTGCTGTGGGTCTCCACGTGCAACCGGGTGGAGGTGTATCTGTCCGCGCCGGATGGGCAGATGGCTCGGGCGCGTGCGGTGGCGGAGCTGGAGGCGCTGGGCGGGGTGGAGGCGCTGGACCACCTGTACGAGCACCGCGGGGAGGCGGCCCTCATCCACCTGTTCCGCGTGGCGTCCAGCCTGGACTCCATGGTGCTGGGCGAGGCGCAGATTCTCGGACAGGTGAAGGACGCCTTCGAGCGGGGGCAGGGCGCGGGCGCGGTGCGAGGTGAATTGACTCGGGCGTGCGCGGCGGCGTTCGGGTGCGCCAAGCGCGTGCGCACGGAGACGGCCATCGGCCGGGCGGCGACGTCCATGGCGTCGGCGGCGGTGCAACTGGCCAGCAAGGTGTTCGACGGCTTGAAGGGCAAGACGGTGCTGGTGGTGGGCGCGGGAGAGATGGGAGAGCTGGCGGCGCGGCATCTGCAGCAGGCGGGCGCGACGAAGCTCTTCATCACCAACCGCACGCTGTCCCGCGCGGAGGCGCTCGCGGCGGAGGTCGGCGGCGCGGCGCGTCCCTTCGAGGAGCTGTTCTCGCTCCTGACGGCCGCGGACGTGGTGGTGTGCAGCACCGCGTCGCCGGTGCCCATCTTCACGAAGGAGAACGTCGGCGCGGTGGGCAAGGCGCGCAAGGGCCGTCCGCTGTTCATGGTGGACCTGGCCGTGCCTCGCGACATCGACCCCGGGGTGGGCACGCTGGACTGGGTGCACGCCTACGACGTGGACGACATCCAGAAGTTCGTCGCGGACAACGCGGCGGCGCGCGCGGAGGAAGCGCACAAGGCGGGCGTGCTGGTGGCGCAGGAGGTGGCGCGCTTCGTCAAGGAGCGTGCGCTGCGTGAAGGCATGCCCGTGTTGGCGAGGCTTCGCCAGCGCGCGGAGACCATTGCCCGCGCGGAGGTCGAGCGCACCCTGGCGTCGCTGGGGGACGGGCTCACGGAGAAACAGCGCAAGAGCATCGAGGCCATGGGACGCGCCATCGTCAACAAGTTGCTGCACGAGCCCACGTCGCGTCTGCGCGCGGTGGGCCCGGAGGGTGAGGGGAACCGACTGGCGGGCGCGGCCGCGGAGCTGTTCGGGCTCCTGGAGGCGGAGCTCGAGGCGGCGGAGCAATCCACCATGGCGCCGGCCGCCCAGGCCTCGCCGGGGGCGAAGCGATGA
- the hemC gene encoding hydroxymethylbilane synthase, whose product MKSVRIATRQSPLALWQARHVGALLAAHHPGLEVSLVEMTTEGDRFLSAPLSAVGGKGLFVKEIEQALIDGRADLAVHSLKDMTSELPEGLILAAVPTREDPRDAFCGLGGLTLDTLPQGARVGTSSLRRSCILRSRRPDLDIVSLRGNVQTRLQKTKELGLAGAVLAYAGLRRLGLEDVITQVLSTDVSLPAVGQGVLAIQCRGEDARVRGLLAPLEDATTRVAVTAERALLAKLEGGCTVPLAGHATVSDGEVHLRALVGRPDGARVVRGEVRGPVARAQELGEALAEDLLSRGAADILRDFARRPGSGA is encoded by the coding sequence ATGAAGTCCGTGCGTATCGCCACCCGGCAGAGTCCGCTGGCGCTCTGGCAGGCCCGTCACGTGGGGGCGCTCCTGGCCGCGCACCACCCGGGCCTGGAAGTGTCCCTTGTGGAGATGACCACGGAGGGAGACCGCTTCCTGTCCGCCCCGCTGTCGGCGGTGGGCGGCAAGGGCCTGTTCGTGAAGGAGATCGAGCAGGCGCTCATCGACGGCCGCGCGGACCTGGCGGTGCACAGCTTGAAGGACATGACGTCCGAGCTGCCCGAGGGCCTCATCCTCGCCGCGGTCCCCACGCGCGAGGACCCTCGCGATGCCTTCTGTGGGCTGGGGGGCCTCACGCTGGACACGCTGCCCCAGGGGGCTCGCGTGGGCACGTCGTCGCTGCGCCGCAGCTGCATCCTCCGCTCGCGCCGCCCGGACCTGGACATCGTGAGCCTGCGCGGCAACGTGCAGACGCGCCTCCAGAAGACGAAGGAGCTGGGGCTCGCTGGCGCGGTGCTCGCGTACGCGGGCCTGCGGCGGCTGGGGCTCGAGGACGTCATCACCCAGGTGCTCTCCACGGACGTGAGTCTTCCGGCGGTGGGGCAGGGCGTGCTCGCCATCCAGTGCCGGGGCGAGGACGCGCGCGTTCGCGGGTTGCTCGCGCCCCTGGAGGACGCGACGACGCGCGTGGCGGTGACGGCGGAGCGGGCGTTGCTAGCGAAGCTGGAGGGGGGCTGCACGGTTCCCCTGGCCGGCCATGCGACGGTGTCCGACGGCGAGGTGCACCTGCGCGCGCTCGTGGGCCGTCCGGACGGCGCACGCGTGGTGCGGGGCGAGGTCCGTGGACCCGTGGCGCGTGCCCAGGAACTGGGGGAAGCGCTGGCGGAGGACCTGCTGTCGCGGGGCGCGGCGGACATCCTGCGTGATTTCGCTCGCCGCCCGGGCTCCGGGGCCTAG
- a CDS encoding uroporphyrinogen-III synthase: MVTRPRERAEELCFLLEDEGAEVLSLPLLELRPPEDPRPLASAAEHIQRYRWVVFASPSGVDALMDALREAGTMSRLDRVRLAAVGPRTARAVKGYGLEVAAEPEEGTGLALFDLIKDSLQSGDEVLLPAAEEGRRELEDSLREAGLLVTRVTAYRSLPAELPPEALEQLGASPLDVVVFASPRTVEAFLEAAGRERLGTAKVVAIGPTTASALEQLGLPPSAVAERPTPESLVDATVRAVRG, from the coding sequence TTGGTGACGCGCCCGCGTGAGCGGGCCGAGGAGCTGTGCTTCCTGCTGGAGGACGAGGGAGCGGAGGTGCTCAGCCTCCCGCTCCTGGAGCTGCGTCCGCCGGAGGACCCGCGTCCCCTGGCGTCCGCGGCCGAGCACATCCAGCGCTACCGGTGGGTGGTGTTCGCCAGTCCGTCGGGGGTGGATGCCCTGATGGATGCCTTGCGCGAGGCCGGGACGATGTCCCGGTTGGACCGCGTGAGGCTGGCGGCGGTGGGGCCTCGGACGGCGCGCGCGGTGAAGGGGTATGGCCTGGAGGTCGCCGCCGAGCCCGAGGAGGGCACGGGCCTGGCCCTCTTCGACCTCATCAAGGACAGCCTCCAGTCGGGCGACGAGGTGCTGCTGCCCGCCGCGGAAGAAGGGCGGCGGGAGCTCGAGGACTCGCTGCGGGAGGCGGGACTGCTCGTCACGCGCGTGACGGCCTACCGCTCCCTGCCCGCGGAGCTGCCTCCCGAGGCCCTGGAGCAGCTGGGGGCCTCCCCGCTGGACGTGGTGGTGTTCGCCTCGCCGCGCACCGTCGAGGCCTTCCTGGAGGCCGCGGGGCGTGAGCGGTTGGGCACCGCGAAGGTGGTGGCCATTGGCCCCACGACGGCGTCCGCCCTGGAGCAGCTCGGGTTGCCGCCCTCGGCCGTCGCCGAGCGGCCCACCCCGGAGTCGCTCGTGGACGCCACGGTCCGCGCCGTGCGTGGTTAG
- a CDS encoding matrixin family metalloprotease — MIRGSQRVAGVLGLMLAVTAAAQEVEYKDLGHRVLSTPADPFVFYVDGRSSLPAGNDLAKVVAASRAAFQAWQGVNCAWPVFSFPPDGGVATTGSPMPKVDDPADRFNVVPVWVTDRQDPRYVDSLRGGDRPAAARPLTFAGYVYQCDIFLNAVDHRWSTQTPTPSGHLDIQSTLMHEIGHCLGLGDSYEAQGAVMFFYLPEGETRRTLASYDTAALCRFYPKTGAVGSPCDTSACGTGLTCVTVPSTVSGKDLKVCAKGCSGTTTGECPDPYVCRASTLVAGSTQACLPALPDGVTPVGRECTPGPRACGNTNGTCIPPVTTPSGNGDFDRWDLGYCTEACSGAGSCPAGAECASMPGQGSICLKTCDVNGSDCRPGYTCEARAEGSVCVPGCFGDLDCDSNSVCRTCDRVCVPKKASARQVGDACTADAECGTNQYCLFAEGNPQGVCAQPCSVAACSCPGGTSCQVVNKDGERACMKYCAPSTCASSLRCGTTEQGTPACQPACQSDQDCGPSMRCGNGGTCYDPKARPDAGSGCALCNDAGTPPPLPDAGPESPKGESGGCGCQSTPVSAVLLGGLVLLLLMAGRRRNWHKQ, encoded by the coding sequence ATGATTCGGGGTTCGCAGCGAGTCGCCGGAGTGCTGGGTCTGATGTTGGCCGTGACGGCGGCGGCTCAGGAAGTGGAATACAAGGACCTGGGTCATCGCGTGCTCAGCACGCCGGCGGACCCCTTCGTCTTCTACGTGGATGGGCGCTCGTCGCTGCCCGCGGGGAACGACCTGGCCAAGGTGGTGGCGGCCAGCCGCGCGGCCTTCCAGGCGTGGCAGGGCGTGAACTGTGCCTGGCCCGTCTTCTCCTTCCCACCGGATGGGGGCGTGGCCACGACGGGCTCGCCCATGCCGAAGGTGGATGACCCGGCGGACCGCTTCAACGTCGTCCCCGTCTGGGTGACGGACCGGCAGGACCCCCGGTACGTGGACTCGCTCAGGGGCGGAGACAGGCCCGCGGCGGCGCGGCCGCTGACGTTCGCGGGCTACGTGTACCAGTGCGACATCTTCCTCAACGCGGTGGACCACCGCTGGTCCACCCAGACGCCCACGCCCTCGGGTCACCTGGATATCCAGAGCACCCTGATGCACGAGATTGGTCACTGCCTGGGCCTGGGCGACTCCTATGAAGCGCAGGGCGCGGTGATGTTCTTCTACCTGCCGGAAGGGGAGACCCGCAGGACGCTCGCCAGCTACGACACGGCCGCGCTGTGCCGCTTCTATCCGAAGACGGGCGCGGTGGGCTCCCCCTGCGACACCTCCGCGTGTGGCACCGGTCTGACGTGTGTCACCGTGCCTTCCACCGTCTCTGGCAAGGACCTCAAGGTCTGCGCGAAGGGGTGCTCGGGCACCACCACCGGCGAGTGTCCGGACCCCTACGTGTGTCGCGCCTCCACGCTCGTCGCGGGCTCCACCCAGGCGTGTCTCCCCGCCCTTCCCGACGGTGTGACGCCGGTGGGCCGCGAGTGCACGCCGGGCCCCCGGGCCTGTGGCAACACGAACGGCACCTGCATTCCTCCCGTGACGACGCCGTCGGGCAATGGCGACTTCGACCGGTGGGACCTGGGCTATTGCACGGAGGCCTGCAGCGGCGCGGGCTCGTGCCCCGCGGGCGCGGAGTGCGCCAGCATGCCGGGGCAGGGCTCCATCTGCTTGAAGACCTGTGATGTGAATGGAAGCGATTGCCGCCCTGGCTATACGTGCGAGGCCCGCGCCGAGGGCAGCGTCTGCGTCCCGGGTTGCTTTGGTGACCTGGATTGCGACAGTAACTCCGTTTGCAGGACGTGTGACCGCGTCTGTGTGCCGAAGAAGGCCTCGGCCCGGCAGGTGGGAGATGCGTGCACGGCCGACGCGGAGTGCGGCACCAATCAGTACTGCCTCTTCGCGGAGGGCAACCCCCAGGGCGTCTGCGCTCAGCCGTGCTCGGTGGCGGCCTGCTCCTGCCCGGGCGGGACGTCGTGTCAGGTGGTGAACAAGGACGGCGAGCGTGCGTGCATGAAGTACTGCGCGCCGAGCACGTGTGCCTCCTCCCTCCGCTGCGGCACGACGGAGCAGGGGACTCCCGCCTGCCAGCCGGCCTGCCAGTCGGACCAGGACTGCGGCCCGTCGATGCGCTGTGGGAATGGGGGGACCTGTTACGATCCCAAGGCGCGGCCGGACGCGGGAAGCGGCTGCGCGCTGTGCAATGACGCGGGGACGCCTCCGCCGCTCCCGGATGCGGGCCCGGAAAGCCCCAAGGGAGAGTCGGGGGGCTGTGGTTGCCAGAGCACGCCGGTGTCCGCGGTGCTCCTGGGCGGCCTGGTCCTGCTGTTGCTCATGGCTGGAAGGAGACGGAATTGGCACAAGCAGTGA